One segment of Salvelinus namaycush isolate Seneca unplaced genomic scaffold, SaNama_1.0 Scaffold1539, whole genome shotgun sequence DNA contains the following:
- the LOC120036992 gene encoding serine/threonine-protein kinase MARK2-like gives MSARTPLLAVIENSSGGQDTKAGGRPSMPRCRNSVATTAEETPHIGNYRLLKTIGKGNFAKVKLARHVLTGKEVAVKIIDKTQLNSSSLQKLFREVRIMKLLNHPNIVKLFEVIETEKTLYLVMEYASGGEVFDYLVAHGRMKEKEARAKFRQIVSAVQYCHQKCIVHRDLKAENLLLDSDMNIKIADFGFSNEFVMGSKLDTFCGSPPYAAPELFQGKKYDGPEVDVWSLGVILYTLVSGSLPFDGQNLKELRERVLRGKYRIPFYMSTDCENLLKKFLILNPTKRGSLEQQIMKDRWMNVGHDEEELKPYIEPMPDYKDPKRTEIMIQMGYSMEEVQDSLVNQKYNEVMATYLLLDYTNHELDEGIIKPRTGNELSKSSAPSPPSKVQRSVSSNQKPRRATDQGSSARGRGQGDNKEDSGRKGSGSSAKVLTSPLVSDRKKSATPSTVSTHSTPLYTTPLYTTLYHFTPHHSTPLYTTP, from the exons GACACCAAGGCGGGGGGCCGTCCCAGCATGCCGCGATGTCGGAACTCGGTTGCCACGACGGCGGAGGAGACCCCTCACATCGGTAACTATCGGTTGCTGAAGACCATTGGCAAGGGCAACTTCGCTAAAGTCAAACTGGCACGCCACGTCCTCACCGGGAAAgag GTGGCTGTTAAGATTATTGATAAAACACAACTCAACTCTTCCAGTCTGCAGAAA CTCTTCCGAGAAGTGAGAATCATGAAGCTGTTGAATCATCCTAACATAG TGAAGTTATTTGAGGTGATCGAGACGGAGAAGACATTGTACCTGGTCATGGAGTATGCCAGTGGAG gCGAGGTGTTTGATTACCTGGTCGCTCACGGGAGGATGAAAGAAAAGGAGGCGCGTGCCAAATTCAGACAG ATCGTGTCAGCGGTCCAGTACTGTCACCAGAAGTGTATTGTCCACAGAGATCTGAAG GCTGAGAACCTACTCCTGGACTCTGACATGAACATCAAGATAGCAGACTTTGGCTTCAGTAATGAGTTCGTAATGGGCAGTAAGCTGGACACGTTCTGTGGTTCTCCTCCCTACGCCGCCCCAGAGCTGTTCCAGGGGAAGAAGTACGACGGGCCAGAGGTGGACGTCTGGAGCCTGGGGGTCATCCTGTACACGCTGGTGTCAGGGTCGCTGCCCTTCGATGGACAGAACCTCaag GAGTTGAGAGAGCGCGTGTTGAGGGGGAAGTATCGTATTCCGTTCTACATGTCTACAGACTGTGAAAACCTACTGAAGAAGTTCCTGATCCTCAACCCCACCAAGAGAGGCAGCCTGGAG CAGCAGATAATGAAGGATAGGTGGATGAATGTGGGTCATGATGAGGAGGAGTTGAAACCGTACATAGAGCCCATGCCTGACTACAAGGACCCCAAGAGAACAG agATCATGATTCAGATGGGTTACTCCATGGAGGAGGTGCAGGACTCGCTGGTCAACCAGAAATACAACGAAGTCATGGCCACGTATCTACTACTGGACTACACAAACCACGag CTGGATGAGGGTATCATTAAGCCCCGCACAGGAAATGAACTCTCGAAAAGTAGCGCCCCGTCCCCGCCCAGCAAGGTACAGCGCAGCGTATCGTCCAACCAGAAACCTCGCAGAGCCACTGACCAGG ggtcttCTGCCAGGGGGCGTGGTCAGGGGGACAACAAGGAGGATTCTGGGAGGAAAGGATCTGGCAGCTCGGCCAAAGTTTTGACCAGCCCGCTGGTCTCTGACCGCAAAAAGAGTGCCACACCCTCTACCGTGAGcacacactccactccactctacACCACGCCACTCTACACCACTCTATACCACTTCACACCACACCACTCTACACCACTCTATACCACACCAC